From Pseudomonas sp. G.S.17, the proteins below share one genomic window:
- a CDS encoding bifunctional diguanylate cyclase/phosphodiesterase: MSTLFQPVRLLLLAREPEWLALLRVCLVSLDGIELLCVAHWNEVSEHIVDQGNTVLLTTPALQPAPGRCSLPVVMLLEQEPSVGPVGAVDWLVRSSLTTDTVRRCLRHIREKGLLEDTLQRLAEQDTMTGIANRQGFQTLLTARLLENEGRGLALGHLDLDNFRRANDALGHQAGDRLILQVVARLKSQLEVGDQIARLGSDEFALLIDTRRAPRRAEWMAERITEALAEPYWVDGESLLIGCSLGIAHSRALAGADPLMWHAHIAMQQAKGVQGCTFHVFNERINRNARSLADLESELRRALRRDELELHYQPRLCLTSGRIVGLEALVRWRHKERGLLPPSEFVPLAEQSGLIVPLGYWVISRALRDMQALRELGMPPLHMAINLSFRQFQDNQLLATLSRLIADRGVDAQWLEFELTETAVMRRSDLVKHTMDALGKLGVRFSLDDFGTGFSSFVHLNSLPIALLKIDRSFVAEMEQREENRKLVHAMINLAHNLSLEVVAEGVENVEQLALLRSFGCDQVQGYLISRPLAMPDLVEFLTFDQGVSRSLSSV; encoded by the coding sequence TTGTCTACGCTTTTCCAACCCGTGCGACTGTTATTGCTGGCCCGAGAGCCGGAATGGCTAGCATTGCTTCGCGTTTGCCTGGTTTCCCTCGATGGCATTGAGTTGCTGTGTGTCGCGCACTGGAATGAAGTCAGCGAGCATATTGTCGACCAGGGTAATACGGTGCTGCTGACCACACCCGCGCTGCAACCCGCGCCGGGACGCTGCAGTTTGCCTGTCGTAATGCTGCTGGAACAGGAACCGTCTGTCGGACCAGTCGGTGCTGTTGACTGGCTGGTACGCAGCAGCCTGACGACTGACACCGTGCGCCGCTGCCTGCGGCATATCCGCGAAAAAGGCTTGCTGGAAGACACGCTGCAACGCCTGGCCGAACAGGACACGATGACCGGCATCGCCAATCGCCAGGGTTTTCAGACGTTGCTGACCGCGCGTTTGCTGGAAAACGAAGGCCGCGGGCTAGCCCTCGGGCATCTTGATCTGGACAACTTTCGCCGCGCCAACGATGCCCTCGGCCATCAGGCGGGTGATCGACTGATTCTGCAGGTTGTGGCACGCCTCAAAAGCCAGCTGGAGGTTGGCGATCAGATCGCCCGCCTTGGCAGCGACGAATTTGCCTTGTTGATCGACACGCGGCGGGCACCACGCCGCGCCGAGTGGATGGCCGAGCGCATCACCGAAGCGCTGGCCGAGCCTTATTGGGTTGATGGCGAAAGCCTGCTGATCGGTTGCAGCCTGGGCATCGCCCACTCGCGTGCTCTGGCCGGCGCCGATCCGCTGATGTGGCATGCACACATCGCCATGCAACAAGCCAAGGGTGTCCAGGGCTGCACCTTTCATGTCTTCAACGAACGCATCAATCGCAACGCGCGCAGCCTAGCCGATCTGGAAAGTGAACTGCGTCGCGCGCTACGCCGTGACGAACTGGAGCTGCACTATCAACCCAGGCTTTGCCTGACCAGCGGGCGCATCGTCGGCCTGGAAGCGCTGGTGCGCTGGCGTCATAAGGAACGTGGCCTGTTGCCGCCCAGCGAATTCGTGCCGCTGGCTGAGCAAAGTGGCTTGATCGTGCCGCTGGGCTACTGGGTGATTTCCCGGGCCCTGCGCGACATGCAGGCGCTGCGCGAACTCGGCATGCCGCCGCTGCACATGGCCATCAACCTGTCGTTCCGCCAGTTTCAGGACAACCAGCTGCTGGCGACGTTGAGCCGCTTGATCGCCGACCGTGGCGTCGATGCGCAATGGCTGGAGTTCGAGCTGACTGAAACCGCCGTCATGCGCCGCAGTGATCTGGTCAAGCACACCATGGATGCGCTGGGCAAGCTGGGCGTGCGCTTTTCTCTGGATGATTTCGGCACCGGCTTTTCGTCGTTCGTGCATCTGAATAGCCTGCCCATTGCGCTGCTCAAGATCGACCGGAGTTTCGTCGCGGAAATGGAACAGCGCGAAGAGAACCGCAAGCTGGTCCACGCCATGATCAACCTGGCGCACAACCTGAGCCTGGAAGTGGTCGCCGAAGGCGTCGAGAACGTCGAGCAACTGGCCTTGTTGCGCAGTTTTGGCTGCGATCAGGTGCAGGGCTACCTCATCAGCCGCCCGCTGGCGATGCCGGATCTGGTTGAATTCCTGACCTTCGATCAAGGCGTTTCGCGGTCGTTGAGTAGTGTTTGA